The Leptospira langatensis DNA segment TTTGCTGGAGCTTACCAAGCGGGACTTTCTTCCTTAGTGGTTGCAGCTTATTACCTCAAGAAGAAGGGATTTCTCGGAAACTTAGTGAACGAAAATCATATCCATGACTTAGGAAAGTTCATGTTAGGTTTCACCGTTTTCTGGGCTTACGTAGGATTCTCTCAGTTCATGTTAATCTGGTATGCGAACATCCCAGAAGAAACTTTCTTCTATGAGCAAAGGCTGACTGGAGGATGGGAGTATCTTACCCTTCTTCTTCCTTTGATCAAATTCGTGGTTCCATTCCTTCTTCTTTTGAACCGTCCGAACAAGAGAAACATAGACTTCTTATTGAAAGTCGCTCTTTGGATCATCTTCGTACAAGTAGTAGAGATCTTCTGGTTAGTATATCCATCTAACTTCGTTGATTTCTCTTGGGGAGGACTCCTCGTAACTTTAGGAACCACTGTGGGAGTTATTGGACTCTTCTCATTCGTAGTTCTGAAAAGATTGGAGAAGGCTCCTCTAATTCCGGTCGGTGACCCGAGATTGGACGAATGTCTGCACCATCATCAATAAGGAAAGGATCATGAAAAAAGTAATATTGAATATAACGATCCTTGGAATTCTAAGCCTCTTCGCGGGGGCTTGTTCCAACACCGCTCAGGTTGTAGGGAATATTAACTGCCCTACTATAGAGAAGGGTGTGATCGATCCTAAGGTTGCGATCGTTTCCGACGACTTAGTTAGCCCAGTGGTTATCGAGAAGGTTGCCATCGGAACCGTAGTCAAGGTTTACGATTACAGAAACCATTACTATGTAGCTAAGAACTTGGTTCGCGTGAAGACTGAAAAGAACGAAGGATGGATCAATCCTTCTTGTTTGGTTGTAGGACAGGATCCTGCGGATTCAGTATTCAAGTGGGCATATCGCAGCGACTATAAGCCTTTCTTCGACAAGGAAGACAGAGACCATTATAATCATAAGGATCCGGATAAAGTAGAAGAAGGTTCCAAAACTACTTCCGCTAACGGATACGAATTCGACTCGTATAAAAATCTTCCTAAGGACAAGGTTCCTTTGGCAGACCTTGCTCCCGAACTGAAGAAGTAAGAAAGCAAAGTTCTTTTATCCGTTTCAATAGATTCAAGAACCCCCTTCGAGGAATTCCTCGTTGGGGGATTTTTTTTATGGTAGCCAAGCGGGAGAGGAGACTCTTAGAATATCAGCGAAAATGAAGATCCGGATTTTCTTTCTACTCTTTGCGATCCTAATTTCCAATTCCTGCGCTTCTCGTTATTCAGTGAATCGTTTGGATACTGAGCCGCCGCCTTCTCAACAGGTATTTAAGAAATTCAAGATCGCATATCTTGGTTTCAATACATTCAAATCTACTAAGCATAAGAATCCGGACGGACGTGTGGACTTTGAGGCGGTGGCAGAACCGGATTCCCGAACTTTGAAAGAACCGATTGCCGGCAGTTTTCCGATCCCAGGGGAGAATAAGCCGAACGGCCTGAGAAAAGATATCTCTCAGGAGAAGGTGATGGGATTTGCCCGTTCTTATTTGAGCGTTACCGGCCCTACTGGGATCAAGGAACTGGAAAAGTTCCTGGAGATCAATAAGGGGCCGGACGGATATTCCTATGCCTTGCGTAATCTGCCCTACGATTATTATATAGTGGGTTTGCATGCTCCGGTTTTCGAAAAGCCAAGGAACGTAGCTCTCGGTTTCGTTACTGTTTTCTCCAGCCTTTTGAGTGTCGTGACCCTGGGGATACTTCCTTCGTACGAAGCATACGAAGCGAACACAGTCGTTCGAGTATATGATAAAAACCTAAATTTACTGAAAGAATTCCAATACGACAATAATTACTCCGTATGGAGGGCTCTTTGGATGCCTCCTAATCCGAAGGAATGCGGGATCGGAAGTTTAACCTGTCTAGGGATGTTCAGTCCGGTATTGCGGACAAACCCGTCTATCGTATTTGAAGCAGGCGCTGCTCGGATCGGTTCCGACCTGAGCAATTATATCGCCAATTTGAAATGATAGTTTCTCTCGGATCGATATGGAACAATTAGAGAAACGTCTTTTCTTCCTCCGTTAAAGCAAATCTATTCCAAAGGGAATAAGCGTCTTACGTTCGAACCTCTCCTGTCCCTCATTTTAGGGATTTGTCAAATTCTTGCCAGATTTTCCACATTACGGGTCGGAGGAAATTTTTTTCTTTAAAATCCGGAATTTTCCAGCAAAGAAGCAAAAACGAAAGACATTCTTTGCGTAAACTGCGAGTCAGTTATTTCTATATCAAATCTTTATTTTTATTAAACGACATCGACGAGTTATGCAATATTTCGAAAAGAATTCAAGAGCACTGGATTATATCGCCGCTAAGGAACAGAAAAACCACGTTATTACTAAATATCTGTTAGAGCAGGAACTTACTTTCAAGATGATTCCCTTCGAAAAAAAGGCTATCATCAAGAAGTACATGAGTGAAGAGGAGAGAGTGGTGGTCCGTATCCCGGAGGGAATGGATGAGGCTTCGGAAAAGCATATTTCCTTTTTCAAGATCCTTGCAAAATACATTGAACTGGACTGCATGCTTCTGCAGAAGATCGAAAAAGATCTGTATCTATTCAAGGTGGAGAGACTTGCGATCGCGAAGAAGAGCAGGGAGTCTTTAAGGGTTCCTGTTCCGAACGGAAAGACTTTCGTTACTAATATCGTTTCTTCCAAGACGGTAATAGATGCGAATATGTTCACTGTCCCGACTTTGGTGAAGGTTAATTTCGACGATTATAAGAACCGTCTCAAGAAGAACAGCCAAGACTCGATTGTGATCGATGCGTTCAAGCCCGGTCTGGACCGAAAGTTTGAACTTGCAAAACGTACTCGAAAATCCTTACTGATAGAGGATACTCAAGACCCTTCTTGTTATACTTCTAATGAACCGGATAGAATGAACTATTCCAAGGATATTGATGATGATGTTCCTTCTGCGATCCGCAAATTCAAGGACCAAAAGATCGTATCGGAGCTGATCCGTCCCATTATTTACAAGAATCATGCGGATGAGTTGATCCCAATCGGTTATATTTGGATCCAAAGCAGGGATAAGAAATTGACCTCAGAGTATCTGGCAGAGTTAGGAAGACTTTCTAAGGAGGTTGTAGATCGGATCAAGGAATCCAATACCATCAAGACCACGGAAAAGTTCACAGTTTTGGATGCTTCCGCGCAAGGAATCAAAGTCAAGATACATGATCCGAATTTGGTGGAGACACTGCCAAAACAGGAAGAGTTCGTTTTCGACGTTCTTTTTAAGATGCAGGCACCTTTGACTGTTTTTGGGATCGTTAGATGGTGGGGCAAGGATGCGGATAATCAACTTTTCATGGGATTGGAATTCAAGAGTAAGTCTGATAACCCCGGTGAAAGAGAAAGATATATTAAGAATTTAGAATTAATGAGCAAGGGCGCTCTCTGATCCTAAAAATCGAATCTCCCTTGAGGATCGATCAATGCATCGAAGTCCTTGAAAGAGGCGAACTCCAGCCAGATCTCCCGAAAGGCCGAGACTAGTAATTTTCTATAATATTCTAGATCGATCCCTTTCTTTACTCTCTCCGGATGGAGTTGCAGTTCTTCTTCCGGCATATATCTTTTGTCAGCGTTCTTTGCCTTTCTGTTGACTACTATATACTTGAGTTTTTCTCCCGCCTGCACATCCATTCCCATGTCTTTCAATTTCATCATGGAAAGTGCAGTGGCTCCCATGACCTCATATTCTTCTAATTCCTTGGAGCTGGATTTGAGTAAGAGCAGATCCTCAGGTGGGATCTCTCCTCTTCTCAGCTTGGAGTCGTATAAGTAATACATGGAAAGGATCTCGCTTTCCGCTTCCTGCAAGTCGCGGATGCTTACTTTACTTCTCATCCATTCCAACATTTCCTCTTGGACTCTTCGGACAAACAAGGGAAGGTCCTTTCTTCTTGCTCCTATTCCTCTGCATTTCAGTTTCCCGGATTGGAATCTGCCCATGTATCGATTGGCCACAGGCATCTCTCTATCCTGACTGGAAGGAGGAAATAAGAGCCAGGTATAGACCCCATCCACTTCCATCTTGATGCCGGTAATTTTTTCTATCTCCATACACAGAAGGTCCAGTTCTTCTTGAGAGAAGGGAAGGGAACCCGGTTTCTTAATGAAGATACTATCCGTGATCGCATGCACGAACTCGTATCCGAATTTTTCCGAGGTCTCTTTTGCGAGTAGAAGCTTTTCTCTCCCGAATGCGTTTACGCTCTCATGGCTTTCCAATCTTCCGAATTTTGCATTCCTGTACCCCAGGTATCCGAAGGAGGTTACAAGCATCCATTTTAAACTGGCTTGCTTTGCATTATACGCTTCTAATTCGTCCCCACTCGTGATCTTGGAACGTCGTTTATAATGAGCTCTTCTGAATAATACGTGTTCGAGCGCCATCGAAACGATCCCTTTACGTTTTTTGCATATACGATATCCTATATCCGGAACGATATTCACATCGGAGCCTGGGCCACAGCACATACAATTCACGCATTCGGGAGAAATATTATGATTGGCCATGATGCTTGGATACATTTGGGCAAAGTCCAATTGGGCTACATTCTCCGCTGTCTTGCCTTCGGAGATATTCGGTTGGAAGACCAACCCTCCCTTATCCGCTTCCAGAAGCTGAAGAGCCGTCTTGGGCGCTTCTACTGCGCTCTTCTGCCAGGGGACCAGGTATCCTTCTCTCAAGGCCACATCCATTTCAATATAAGTAAGGGCCTTGCCTGTAGAAGCTCTCGCCATCTTCTGCATAGGAAGTCTAGAAAGTCTGGCGAGCTCCACAATTCCCAAAAGATCCGCCTCCTTGTATACGAAACTATTCTTAGAATCTATATGCCATCTTCCGAATAGAGGATAAGAAGGAGCACG contains these protein-coding regions:
- a CDS encoding Lsa16 family lipoprotein adhesin is translated as MKKVILNITILGILSLFAGACSNTAQVVGNINCPTIEKGVIDPKVAIVSDDLVSPVVIEKVAIGTVVKVYDYRNHYYVAKNLVRVKTEKNEGWINPSCLVVGQDPADSVFKWAYRSDYKPFFDKEDRDHYNHKDPDKVEEGSKTTSANGYEFDSYKNLPKDKVPLADLAPELKK
- a CDS encoding DUF1577 domain-containing protein — encoded protein: MQYFEKNSRALDYIAAKEQKNHVITKYLLEQELTFKMIPFEKKAIIKKYMSEEERVVVRIPEGMDEASEKHISFFKILAKYIELDCMLLQKIEKDLYLFKVERLAIAKKSRESLRVPVPNGKTFVTNIVSSKTVIDANMFTVPTLVKVNFDDYKNRLKKNSQDSIVIDAFKPGLDRKFELAKRTRKSLLIEDTQDPSCYTSNEPDRMNYSKDIDDDVPSAIRKFKDQKIVSELIRPIIYKNHADELIPIGYIWIQSRDKKLTSEYLAELGRLSKEVVDRIKESNTIKTTEKFTVLDASAQGIKVKIHDPNLVETLPKQEEFVFDVLFKMQAPLTVFGIVRWWGKDADNQLFMGLEFKSKSDNPGERERYIKNLELMSKGAL
- a CDS encoding DNA polymerase domain-containing protein: MDLQTIKGHLFDVYHAEDTVYLWLKDEEGRPLLFLDKFYPVIYAKGEQSLLSKLLKRLYELDAIHDKEPPQYVSRKLFYENEIVPVLRIVISRPSVLPKISRKLYALYGKFDIYHSDMDLPTSYMFQNGIFPLCEMEIDYREDPGGRRVIEIRSDDSPQTLEYKVPEFKTMYLELKKSHRIGFESNPLVIRTKTDYHEILSKDPRDLLEKLDILLRMEDPDIILSRHGDQVIFPYLFSQAQKLGFLPALDRDRSTPIRRHITTKGTSYFTYGNIVFRAPSYPLFGRWHIDSKNSFVYKEADLLGIVELARLSRLPMQKMARASTGKALTYIEMDVALREGYLVPWQKSAVEAPKTALQLLEADKGGLVFQPNISEGKTAENVAQLDFAQMYPSIMANHNISPECVNCMCCGPGSDVNIVPDIGYRICKKRKGIVSMALEHVLFRRAHYKRRSKITSGDELEAYNAKQASLKWMLVTSFGYLGYRNAKFGRLESHESVNAFGREKLLLAKETSEKFGYEFVHAITDSIFIKKPGSLPFSQEELDLLCMEIEKITGIKMEVDGVYTWLLFPPSSQDREMPVANRYMGRFQSGKLKCRGIGARRKDLPLFVRRVQEEMLEWMRSKVSIRDLQEAESEILSMYYLYDSKLRRGEIPPEDLLLLKSSSKELEEYEVMGATALSMMKLKDMGMDVQAGEKLKYIVVNRKAKNADKRYMPEEELQLHPERVKKGIDLEYYRKLLVSAFREIWLEFASFKDFDALIDPQGRFDF
- a CDS encoding Lp29 family lipoprotein; this translates as MKIRIFFLLFAILISNSCASRYSVNRLDTEPPPSQQVFKKFKIAYLGFNTFKSTKHKNPDGRVDFEAVAEPDSRTLKEPIAGSFPIPGENKPNGLRKDISQEKVMGFARSYLSVTGPTGIKELEKFLEINKGPDGYSYALRNLPYDYYIVGLHAPVFEKPRNVALGFVTVFSSLLSVVTLGILPSYEAYEANTVVRVYDKNLNLLKEFQYDNNYSVWRALWMPPNPKECGIGSLTCLGMFSPVLRTNPSIVFEAGAARIGSDLSNYIANLK